TCTATACATAACTTCTGCTGGGTTATGAGGATTGTTAACAGGTCCATCAGTAAAAGGTTGATAAAATCCATCTCCAACTATTTTTACAGTAGGTTCATATTTTAGATAATTTTCTTTTATTTTACTTTCAGTTTCCCACATTTGAAGAAATGTTACAGTAAGACTCCAAACTGCATCTCCTTCTATTCTGATAGCAGTATCCTTCCAATGTCCATACTTGTTATATAAATTAGCATATTCATCAGCAATATTAGTTCCTCCAGTATATCCAATATTGCCATCTATAACTGCTATTTTCTGATGATTTCTATAGTTTATATAAAGTCTGTAAATATTTTTATGCACTTGATTAAAAGGAATAACCTTTATATTTTTACTTTTCAATTCTTTAACTATATTATCGGGTACTGTCATAATACTTCCAAGATCATCATAAAGCAGCCTAATCTCTACTCCTTGTGCTGCTTTCTCCTTGAGAATTTCATATATGTCATTCCACAGCTTTCCATCAGAAACAATAAAATACTCAAGAAAAATAAATTTCTTGGCATTTTTCATATCTATAAGCATATCTTTAAACTGAAGTTCTCCTAATTTATAATACTTACTTTCAGCATGCTTATATAGAGGAAATCCCTCATGATCTAAATATTGTGAAAATTTTTTTCTGATTGGATAATATTCCTGTAGCATCAATTGAATCTCAGAATCCCTGTTGAGCCATATCCTTTTATTTGATAAAATTCTTCTAATTCTTTTGCTTCGCAATGCCTGTGTGCCAGTTCTTCCCCATAAAATATATAACAAATATCCAAATACAGGTAATAAAATAATAATAGAAATCCATGCAATAACATAAGTAGAGTTGCTTTTTTTATTTACTAGAATCAGTACTCCAATCAATCCAAAAATCTCAATCAAAAAATACAGATAGACTGATTTTTGTCTTAAATTAATTGCAAGAAAAGCCAGCAAGAATATTTGAGCTAAAATAGCTATTCCTACCGTAATAATACGAATCATTCTATATATCTTTTTAGATTTTCTCATAAGATTCTACGCTCCTTAAGACATCAGTACTAAAATTATAACATAATAAATTTTTATATTACAAAAAATTTATTATTTATATTCTAAAAGATTCATTTTTTAACTTATTTTTTATAAAATAATT
This genomic window from Clostridium pasteurianum DSM 525 = ATCC 6013 contains:
- the cls gene encoding cardiolipin synthase, yielding MRKSKKIYRMIRIITVGIAILAQIFLLAFLAINLRQKSVYLYFLIEIFGLIGVLILVNKKSNSTYVIAWISIIILLPVFGYLLYILWGRTGTQALRSKRIRRILSNKRIWLNRDSEIQLMLQEYYPIRKKFSQYLDHEGFPLYKHAESKYYKLGELQFKDMLIDMKNAKKFIFLEYFIVSDGKLWNDIYEILKEKAAQGVEIRLLYDDLGSIMTVPDNIVKELKSKNIKVIPFNQVHKNIYRLYINYRNHQKIAVIDGNIGYTGGTNIADEYANLYNKYGHWKDTAIRIEGDAVWSLTVTFLQMWETESKIKENYLKYEPTVKIVGDGFYQPFTDGPVNNPHNPAEVMYRQIIYNAKKYVYITTPYLVIDESMMDALCLAAMGGIDVRIVTPRIWDKWYVHMVTRSNYGRLIKAGVKIYEYTPGYIHSKTIISDDDNGITGSINMDYRSFNLHFENGIWICGAPIIEDMKNDIIETFKVSAEISFNEWKCRPWYIKVIQAFLRLFAPLL